A genomic window from Leptospiraceae bacterium includes:
- a CDS encoding AAA family ATPase, translating to MLELNNFKILEKLELGTSVEIYRGESEKDKTRVIIKNAPIKDDYNPIISNLKNEYNILKIISSEKILNAEDFIEHEHGYALVLEDIQGVSLKQFLNGKPMEIGHFLEVAIRLTDILEEIHKKKIIHKDIKTSNIIYNQERDEVRIIDFGISTRLNREDANLTAPNVLEGSIHYISPEQTGRMNRSIDYRSDFYSLGVTFYEMLTGEVPYESDDLLEMIHFHLATIPVPPSKQNSKIPEAISDIIMKLMEKTAEKRYQTARGLKYDLEICKEEYSKNKEIKKFDLGKKDITDEFKIPQKLYGRVKEVEELIERFENAKLGKYTELMLIGGYSGIGKSALVNEVNKPITRAKGYFSSGKFEQYNKNLPFSAIIQSFNRLIRLILTETPEQITIWKREILKAVGNNGRVITDVIPELTYVIGEQPEVAELGPQENANRFNMVLLNFIKVFANKDHPLAIFLDDLQWADGASLNLIKKLLEGDGVKYVFIILAYRNNEVDPNHPFSMLIDEIKSSGFTPGEIMLQPLDEVSIRSLLKDSLNRDDSSLQTITDVVINKTGGNPYFVVELLKRLARERILEFDYESSFWKWDTAKLKDIKISDNVVELLLNRIKELDPNIQKILQYASCIGDEFDLYTLRSISKYEYKELVTYLIELIKEEFILSFKDSYRLLELLERLKGKQEKINEACARSFYKFQHDRVQQASYETLDKQKRAKLQLEIGRFLTHNLDEKTRIEKVFDILNHYIEGREFIVEEKEKEQFIFFSIKAASKAKDATAYHSALNYLHYAMEFFNDSYWETDYERTLELHKLLAELEYLNGHFEVSEKIIKTVIQKIQKPLDKADIYSLMIPQYLVTFKYHEAIEAGIQALHYIGLKIELDNINKQINILREKFEKYNTEEDFEILYNIPDMKDAEKIVAIKILNNISPASYLAGKSDLYTLIAMKRIELSHEAGNHPFSSLGYVEYSLTLAASEKYLQAYKFGSLGFRLSKKWDMHSFFQKTSSCQVYANFVYPWVKHMDGANRINLDGYEAGLNSGNFIYASYILLNIPLNHFYQGKKLKDIQSKILDYLQFTEKNKEDLSTNSLMATGLAAQCLIDSENEIENVKFHNITNSEYNESRLKSNDFWSICLIETLKAEVFYILGMYEQAEKSILAAEAYLGYMPALTSIISTHAFFKALILLRKIKILKGKEKKETWNIINGTLNKLKIWAENCKENFEHKRLILDACIKREKGKLYESHAAFDEAIREANINKYIHLEAMAYEEASELLISNNRRQLGNYYVLEALKKYDEWGAHRKLKKLVAEFPIYSSMIEKKTGTTMGTASSMTTLQTGQTLDLQTVIKSSSAILGEVKLENLIRKIMEYVTENAGAQRGLLVLKKGKALSVEGEYDTANKGNLKSFNSIQLSDYQHIPKSIIYFVERTKESILISNVEDDEKFSKDEYIISNKCKSILCYPIIKQGELKGIFYLENNLSEGAFTPDRMKVVDILGSQAAISIDNANLYENLEQKVQERTEQLALANEELEEKNRHITDSINYAKTIQSAILPSKTAIKNVIRDFFVLFKPKDIVSGDFFWFTQHDNYKFFAAVDCTGHGVPGAFMSMIGTAFLNQIVNEKKIYDPAQILESLNENVRLALKQDRDDATRDGMDMCLVRISDIEKTIVFSGAKRPLYVKKGDSEIETIKGDRDSIGGKQKGDAKTFSNYEIKIPDNERLVLYLTTDGFGDQPDCNRKKVGSRLLVSLFEEYSSLDGIAQRDKLEQFLNKYTIAVDEEGKEIREAQRDDITVLGIIL from the coding sequence ATGTTGGAACTAAACAATTTCAAAATTCTTGAAAAATTAGAACTGGGAACCTCGGTGGAAATTTATAGAGGAGAGAGTGAGAAAGATAAGACTCGAGTCATTATAAAAAATGCTCCGATTAAAGACGATTATAATCCGATTATTTCCAACTTAAAGAATGAATATAACATATTAAAAATTATAAGTTCAGAAAAAATCCTGAATGCAGAAGATTTTATCGAACATGAACATGGTTATGCACTGGTTTTGGAAGATATACAGGGAGTTTCCTTAAAACAGTTTTTAAATGGGAAACCAATGGAGATTGGACATTTTCTTGAGGTGGCAATTCGTTTAACTGACATACTGGAAGAAATACATAAGAAGAAAATAATACATAAGGATATAAAAACCAGTAATATTATTTATAATCAAGAGAGGGATGAGGTAAGGATAATTGATTTTGGAATATCCACAAGATTGAATCGGGAAGATGCTAATCTTACTGCACCTAATGTTTTAGAAGGCAGCATACACTACATATCTCCTGAACAAACAGGACGAATGAATCGTAGTATTGATTATAGATCTGATTTTTATTCTTTAGGTGTTACTTTTTATGAAATGCTAACCGGTGAAGTTCCTTATGAAAGTGATGATCTTTTAGAGATGATACATTTTCACCTGGCTACAATTCCGGTACCTCCCAGTAAACAAAATTCAAAAATACCGGAAGCAATTTCAGATATTATAATGAAGTTAATGGAAAAAACAGCCGAGAAGCGTTATCAAACAGCCCGCGGACTCAAGTATGATTTAGAAATATGTAAAGAGGAATATAGTAAGAATAAAGAAATAAAAAAATTTGATTTAGGCAAGAAAGATATAACAGATGAGTTTAAAATTCCACAGAAATTATATGGTAGAGTGAAAGAAGTGGAAGAACTTATAGAAAGATTTGAAAATGCTAAATTAGGGAAATATACTGAGCTTATGCTAATAGGAGGATACTCCGGTATTGGGAAGTCAGCCCTGGTGAATGAAGTTAATAAGCCAATTACTCGTGCTAAAGGATACTTTTCTTCAGGAAAGTTTGAGCAGTATAATAAGAATTTACCATTTAGTGCTATTATTCAATCTTTTAATAGATTAATACGGTTAATACTAACCGAGACTCCTGAACAAATTACTATATGGAAAAGAGAAATTTTAAAGGCAGTCGGAAATAATGGGCGAGTTATCACAGATGTGATTCCTGAACTTACTTATGTAATTGGAGAGCAACCAGAAGTAGCGGAATTAGGTCCTCAAGAGAATGCAAACCGATTTAACATGGTTCTCTTAAATTTTATAAAAGTTTTTGCAAATAAGGATCATCCCCTGGCAATTTTCTTGGATGATCTTCAATGGGCAGACGGAGCTTCACTAAACCTTATAAAGAAATTGCTTGAAGGTGATGGAGTAAAATACGTTTTTATAATATTAGCATATAGAAACAATGAAGTCGATCCCAATCATCCATTTTCCATGTTGATAGATGAAATAAAATCAAGTGGTTTTACACCGGGTGAGATTATGCTTCAACCTTTAGATGAAGTTAGTATAAGAAGTTTGCTAAAAGACTCTTTAAATAGAGATGATAGTTCACTTCAGACCATAACTGATGTAGTTATAAATAAAACGGGTGGAAATCCATATTTTGTTGTGGAACTTCTAAAGCGATTGGCAAGGGAAAGGATACTTGAATTTGATTATGAATCGTCTTTTTGGAAATGGGATACAGCTAAATTAAAAGATATTAAAATATCTGACAATGTTGTAGAACTATTATTAAATCGAATAAAAGAACTTGATCCGAATATTCAAAAGATATTACAATATGCCTCCTGCATAGGTGATGAGTTTGATCTTTATACACTTCGTTCTATATCAAAGTATGAATATAAAGAATTGGTTACTTATTTAATTGAATTGATAAAAGAAGAATTTATTTTATCTTTTAAGGATAGTTATAGATTATTAGAATTATTAGAGCGTCTTAAAGGAAAGCAGGAAAAAATCAATGAGGCCTGTGCCAGAAGTTTTTATAAGTTTCAACATGATAGAGTACAGCAAGCCAGCTATGAGACTCTCGATAAACAAAAGAGAGCCAAATTGCAGCTTGAAATAGGCCGCTTTTTGACTCATAATTTGGATGAAAAAACTCGTATCGAAAAAGTTTTTGACATACTCAATCATTATATAGAAGGTCGAGAGTTTATAGTTGAAGAAAAAGAAAAAGAACAGTTTATTTTCTTTAGTATCAAAGCTGCAAGTAAAGCTAAAGATGCGACTGCATATCATTCAGCATTAAATTATCTTCATTATGCTATGGAGTTTTTTAATGATTCCTATTGGGAAACGGATTATGAAAGAACTCTTGAATTACATAAGCTTTTGGCTGAGTTAGAATACTTGAATGGTCATTTTGAAGTTTCTGAAAAAATCATAAAAACAGTAATTCAAAAAATACAAAAACCATTAGATAAAGCAGATATTTATTCTTTAATGATACCACAATATCTTGTAACCTTTAAGTATCATGAAGCTATAGAAGCGGGTATTCAAGCCTTGCATTATATCGGGCTAAAGATCGAACTTGATAATATAAATAAACAAATAAATATCTTACGAGAAAAGTTTGAAAAGTATAACACAGAAGAAGATTTTGAAATACTATATAATATCCCTGATATGAAAGATGCAGAAAAAATTGTAGCAATAAAAATTTTAAATAATATATCTCCGGCTTCTTATCTTGCGGGAAAAAGTGATTTATATACCCTTATTGCTATGAAGAGAATTGAGTTATCCCATGAGGCCGGTAATCATCCTTTTTCATCTCTTGGATACGTAGAATATAGTTTAACCTTAGCTGCATCAGAAAAATATTTACAGGCATATAAATTCGGAAGCCTGGGTTTTCGTTTAAGTAAGAAATGGGATATGCATTCTTTCTTTCAAAAGACAAGTTCCTGCCAGGTTTATGCAAATTTTGTTTATCCCTGGGTTAAGCATATGGATGGCGCAAATCGAATCAATTTGGATGGATATGAAGCTGGGTTAAACTCCGGTAACTTTATTTATGCTTCGTATATACTATTAAATATTCCATTGAATCATTTTTATCAGGGTAAAAAATTAAAAGATATACAGTCTAAAATTTTAGATTATCTTCAATTTACAGAGAAAAACAAAGAAGACCTATCTACTAATTCTTTAATGGCAACGGGGCTTGCTGCACAATGTCTTATCGATTCTGAAAATGAAATTGAAAATGTAAAGTTTCATAATATAACAAATTCAGAATATAATGAAAGTCGATTAAAATCGAATGATTTCTGGAGTATCTGTTTAATTGAGACTTTAAAAGCGGAAGTTTTTTATATTTTGGGTATGTATGAACAAGCTGAGAAATCAATTTTAGCTGCTGAAGCTTATCTGGGTTATATGCCTGCTCTAACTTCTATTATTTCGACCCATGCCTTTTTTAAAGCTCTGATTCTTTTAAGGAAGATTAAAATTTTAAAAGGGAAAGAAAAAAAAGAAACCTGGAACATTATTAATGGAACCTTAAATAAATTGAAAATCTGGGCTGAAAATTGTAAAGAAAACTTTGAGCATAAGCGTTTAATTTTAGATGCTTGTATAAAAAGAGAAAAAGGAAAGCTATACGAATCTCATGCAGCCTTTGATGAGGCCATTCGTGAAGCTAATATTAATAAATATATACACCTTGAGGCCATGGCATACGAAGAGGCATCAGAGCTTTTAATAAGTAATAATCGCAGGCAGTTAGGAAATTATTATGTACTTGAAGCATTAAAGAAATATGATGAATGGGGAGCGCATAGGAAACTTAAAAAACTTGTCGCTGAATTTCCTATATATAGTTCCATGATTGAAAAGAAAACCGGAACTACTATGGGAACTGCATCATCAATGACGACTTTACAAACCGGTCAAACCTTAGATTTACAAACTGTAATCAAAAGTTCCAGTGCTATTTTAGGAGAAGTTAAATTAGAGAATTTAATAAGAAAAATAATGGAGTATGTCACAGAAAATGCCGGAGCACAAAGGGGCTTGTTAGTATTAAAGAAAGGAAAAGCTCTGAGTGTGGAAGGAGAATATGATACTGCAAATAAAGGTAATCTGAAAAGTTTTAATTCGATCCAACTATCAGATTATCAACATATTCCAAAATCCATAATATATTTTGTAGAAAGGACAAAAGAATCAATATTGATTTCTAATGTTGAGGACGATGAAAAATTTAGCAAAGATGAATATATTATTAGCAACAAATGTAAATCCATACTTTGTTATCCCATAATAAAACAGGGAGAACTGAAAGGAATTTTTTATCTGGAAAACAATTTGTCTGAAGGGGCTTTTACTCCGGACAGGATGAAAGTTGTAGACATACTGGGTTCTCAGGCGGCTATTTCTATCGATAATGCAAACCTATATGAAAACCTTGAACAAAAAGTTCAGGAGAGAACAGAACAATTAGCTCTGGCAAATGAAGAGTTAGAAGAAAAAAATAGACATATAACAGATAGTATAAATTACGCAAAAACAATTCAGAGTGCGATTCTACCATCCAAAACAGCCATTAAAAACGTAATAAGAGATTTTTTTGTTTTATTTAAACCGAAGGATATTGTTTCTGGGGATTTTTTCTGGTTTACTCAACACGATAATTATAAATTTTTTGCTGCTGTTGATTGTACAGGACACGGAGTTCCCGGTGCATTCATGTCTATGATAGGGACTGCATTCTTAAACCAGATTGTAAATGAAAAAAAGATCTATGATCCGGCTCAAATCCTTGAAAGTTTAAATGAAAATGTACGTCTCGCATTAAAACAGGATAGGGATGATGCTACCAGGGATGGAATGGATATGTGCCTGGTTCGAATAAGTGACATAGAAAAAACAATAGTATTTTCTGGAGCCAAGCGGCCTTTATATGTGAAAAAAGGAGATTCTGAAATTGAAACCATTAAGGGAGACAGAGACTCAATTGGTGGAAAGCAAAAAGGTGATGCAAAAACCTTTTCCAACTATGAAATAAAAATCCCGGATAATGAAAGACTGGTTTTATATTTAACTACAGATGGATTTGGTGATCAACCTGATTGTAATCGAAAAAAAGTAGGAAGTCGATTACTAGTAAGTCTTTTTGAGGAGTATTCCTCTCTTGATGGAATCGCGCAGAGGGACAAACTGGAACAGTTCTTAAATAAATACACGATTGCTGTGGATGAAGAGGGTAAAGAAATCAGGGAAGCCCAAAGGGATGATATTACAGTTTTAGGAATCATCTTATGA
- a CDS encoding EAL domain-containing protein gives MNSSIIKSIQNNTLYRGSWLLSIEGHLKEIDLIYQEFSGYIIEELLDGQLKYIFSDSTFFQFKDYIQKRENTDFYTRHILKNKSEVRLLSYISFFPSSGLCTINFYNEDKIDIDKKETTYSSERKSIIPDFTEKENLYSCEERLLKEKKFYQELLENITSGIVVFNKQFEYDYINPGEIRDKFLRQELIGKSNLEYCKKIEIDTSIALQREVYLKEALLNKENLEFEEEILFPGKNESQYFIRKISPILNESNDVIKLLMYGTEITYRKKAEKEIEYIANHDSLTGLANRRNLYFFMSQRYKEYKNLHSKNVMMLIDLDRFKTINDSLGHITGDLLIQSVAKRLLAIFSNFPGTKVFRLGGDEFIIVLFELKKEHIELDYANKIIEVFRKPFLLNEHELFIGTSIGINYFDNADLKNLDEIIKNADIAMYNAKASGRNTYKIYTNTMENINATLLKYETEIYRAYQNKEFVIYYQPRISAFDKVTIIGAEALLRWKKNDNLIIYPSEFIDVAENAGILLTIGNDLIFQVMKEFQALIDECGKEDLILAINISRKQFYQEGFPELIFEALEESKFKSSNLIIEIKENTIMDIPEESSLILNRVCGMGIRIAIDDYGSGYSSLSQIKNYPIHIINIGRSFIKEVMENYQDAAITTSIITMAKSLGMNVHVEGIENEEQVDFIQYLKADSLQGFYYQPAIEIKKFAEMIKD, from the coding sequence ATGAACTCGAGTATTATCAAAAGCATTCAAAATAATACCCTGTATAGAGGATCCTGGCTTTTAAGCATTGAAGGCCATTTAAAAGAAATTGATCTAATTTATCAAGAATTTTCCGGCTATATAATTGAAGAACTTTTAGATGGACAATTAAAGTATATTTTTTCTGATTCTACATTTTTTCAATTTAAAGATTATATTCAAAAAAGAGAAAATACAGATTTTTATACCCGTCATATTTTAAAGAATAAATCTGAAGTACGGCTTCTATCCTATATTTCTTTCTTTCCTTCAAGTGGTTTATGTACTATCAATTTCTATAATGAAGATAAAATTGATATTGATAAAAAAGAAACTACCTATTCTTCCGAACGAAAGAGTATTATACCTGATTTTACAGAAAAAGAAAATTTGTATTCCTGTGAGGAAAGGTTACTGAAAGAAAAGAAATTTTATCAGGAATTACTAGAAAATATAACAAGTGGAATTGTAGTTTTTAATAAACAGTTTGAATATGATTACATAAACCCTGGAGAGATTCGTGATAAATTTTTAAGACAAGAATTAATAGGTAAATCTAATTTAGAATATTGTAAAAAAATTGAAATTGATACAAGTATAGCATTACAAAGAGAGGTATATTTAAAAGAAGCACTTTTAAATAAAGAGAACTTAGAGTTTGAAGAAGAAATATTGTTCCCCGGTAAAAATGAATCACAATATTTTATTCGTAAAATTAGTCCGATTCTCAATGAAAGTAATGATGTTATTAAACTCCTGATGTATGGTACTGAAATTACCTATAGGAAGAAAGCTGAAAAAGAAATTGAATATATAGCCAATCATGATTCTTTAACAGGCTTAGCAAACAGAAGAAATTTATACTTCTTTATGAGTCAGAGGTATAAAGAATATAAAAATTTGCATTCGAAAAATGTTATGATGCTAATTGATCTGGATCGCTTTAAAACAATCAATGATTCTTTAGGACATATAACGGGTGATTTATTAATTCAGTCTGTAGCAAAACGTTTATTGGCAATTTTTAGTAATTTTCCTGGAACAAAAGTATTTCGTTTAGGAGGAGATGAGTTTATAATTGTTCTTTTTGAACTTAAAAAGGAACACATAGAGCTTGATTATGCTAATAAGATAATTGAAGTATTTCGAAAGCCTTTTTTATTAAATGAACATGAACTTTTTATCGGAACAAGTATAGGGATTAATTACTTTGATAATGCGGATTTAAAAAATCTGGATGAAATTATAAAAAATGCTGATATTGCTATGTATAATGCTAAAGCTTCCGGTAGGAATACTTATAAGATTTATACAAATACTATGGAAAATATAAATGCAACATTATTAAAGTATGAAACTGAAATTTATCGAGCTTACCAAAACAAAGAATTTGTTATCTATTACCAGCCGAGAATAAGTGCCTTTGATAAGGTTACTATTATCGGTGCAGAAGCGCTTTTGCGCTGGAAGAAGAATGATAATTTGATTATTTACCCTTCTGAATTTATCGATGTTGCTGAAAATGCAGGTATACTTTTAACAATAGGGAACGATTTAATTTTTCAAGTCATGAAAGAATTCCAAGCACTGATCGATGAATGTGGCAAAGAAGATTTAATATTGGCTATAAATATTAGTAGAAAACAATTTTATCAGGAAGGATTTCCCGAGCTTATATTTGAAGCTTTAGAGGAAAGTAAGTTTAAGAGTAGTAATCTGATAATTGAAATTAAAGAGAACACGATTATGGATATTCCGGAAGAATCTAGTTTAATATTAAATAGAGTTTGTGGAATGGGGATCCGTATTGCTATTGATGATTATGGTTCCGGGTATTCATCGCTCAGTCAGATAAAAAATTATCCAATACATATCATTAATATTGGAAGAAGTTTTATTAAAGAAGTAATGGAAAATTATCAGGATGCTGCGATTACCACTTCCATAATTACTATGGCAAAAAGTCTTGGGATGAATGTGCATGTAGAAGGAATTGAGAATGAAGAACAGGTTGACTTCATACAATACCTTAAAGCCGACTCTTTACAGGGGTTTTATTATCAGCCGGCGATTGAAATTAAGAAGTTTGCAGAAATGATTAAAGACTGA
- a CDS encoding Holliday junction branch migration protein RuvA — MIRKLHGLVESIDVGSILVNVNGVVYEVYIPYRTYEKLKDEKKVSLHIFHSITERGQKLYGFVEDRERALFQFMKSLNGIGETTALRVMSYLGIDDLLRVIKEENRALLEKIPKIKGKTSEKIMFELKQNIKKFQDFFSYENENPDEEPGHELTVLALMKLGFDEKTARSEINKILKNKAIDDPAEIIKEVLKVT; from the coding sequence TTGATTCGTAAACTCCATGGCCTGGTAGAGAGTATCGATGTTGGTAGTATATTAGTAAATGTAAATGGAGTTGTATATGAAGTTTATATTCCCTACCGAACATATGAAAAATTGAAAGATGAAAAAAAAGTTTCTTTACACATTTTTCATTCTATTACGGAGAGAGGGCAAAAACTATACGGGTTCGTTGAGGATAGAGAACGAGCACTTTTTCAATTCATGAAATCCTTAAATGGAATAGGGGAAACTACTGCATTAAGAGTCATGTCCTATCTTGGAATAGATGATTTACTCAGGGTGATTAAAGAGGAAAATAGGGCTTTACTTGAAAAGATTCCTAAGATTAAAGGGAAAACCTCTGAAAAAATAATGTTTGAATTAAAGCAGAACATAAAAAAGTTTCAGGATTTCTTTTCTTATGAAAATGAAAATCCGGATGAAGAACCCGGTCATGAGCTTACAGTACTTGCTCTAATGAAATTAGGTTTCGACGAAAAAACAGCCAGGAGTGAAATAAATAAAATTTTAAAAAATAAAGCGATAGATGATCCGGCAGAAATAATTAAAGAAGTTTTGAAAGTTACTTGA
- a CDS encoding NAD(P)-dependent oxidoreductase, which produces MSKLRLALIGVGIMGYGISLNLKNLGYELRLYTRNSGKITDLADANTVICNTIAEACTDADVTLICLTTDDVVRKAFFLEGILEKTGSCIIDFGTTSPELTREMNLAAQKLDKLFIDSPMTGSKNAARDGKLLLMLGASESSIEPYRSIFEAIAKKVVYCGETGSGQKTKIALNLLQAEMLQAYIEGLILAEKNGIDKQIFYEVIMNSAAASGMAEFKLNHIFKGDYSPHFSLENMNKDLNHALNLASKLNIHLSQARSLKNVYDTGMNLCPSEDFCSTYRVNRFFNGEGETF; this is translated from the coding sequence ATGAGTAAACTGCGTTTGGCTCTGATAGGTGTTGGTATTATGGGGTACGGAATATCTTTAAACCTCAAAAATTTAGGATATGAATTGCGCCTTTATACTCGCAATTCTGGAAAAATTACAGACCTGGCCGATGCCAATACTGTAATCTGTAATACTATAGCAGAAGCCTGTACCGATGCTGATGTTACTCTTATTTGCCTTACGACAGATGATGTTGTGAGAAAAGCTTTTTTTCTGGAAGGTATCCTGGAAAAAACTGGTTCCTGCATTATCGATTTTGGAACTACATCCCCGGAATTAACCCGGGAAATGAATCTTGCTGCTCAGAAATTAGATAAGCTTTTTATTGATAGTCCTATGACGGGTAGTAAAAATGCAGCCAGGGATGGTAAATTATTATTGATGTTGGGTGCTTCAGAAAGCTCAATTGAGCCATATCGAAGTATTTTTGAAGCTATTGCCAAAAAAGTTGTTTATTGTGGAGAAACAGGCTCCGGTCAAAAAACGAAGATAGCTCTTAATTTGCTTCAGGCGGAAATGTTGCAGGCTTATATTGAAGGTTTAATTTTAGCTGAGAAAAACGGGATAGATAAGCAAATTTTTTATGAGGTAATAATGAATTCGGCGGCAGCTTCCGGAATGGCAGAATTCAAATTAAATCATATTTTTAAAGGAGATTACTCTCCACATTTTTCTTTAGAAAATATGAATAAGGATTTGAACCACGCTTTAAATTTAGCTTCTAAGTTAAACATTCATTTATCACAAGCCCGTTCTTTGAAAAATGTATATGATACAGGAATGAATTTATGTCCCTCTGAGGATTTTTGTAGTACCTATCGGGTAAATCGATTTTTTAATGGGGAAGGGGAAACATTTTGA
- the ptsP gene encoding phosphoenolpyruvate--protein phosphotransferase: protein MKNSRRVYKGLAASPGKSYGKALKITSGNHLILHSHITEKEIPIELQKFDFAVKKAKKSLDYAINKFSKFLDKDILEIITAQAMMLQDPTLINGVNERIKKNNENAPLALYHVIQSICDKMSEIENQYLRDRVQDIREIGKIIEDKLISKKDDSMALSSLKDEVIVVATELSPIQLIHINKEKVIGLITEKGGTTGHLAILARSYQIPAIVGVNRLLEDLEDEEEIFLDAEKGEVIRKPSKEKIQSLINYQTIKKDSLTDDRETLTSCGQRILLKINVDNEVEDCATGLNLNADGVGLYRSESMLFRFIGHTPGEEEQFQIYRKLAEGMKKKPVIIRTFDPGADKLGMGEREENPFLGNRGIRYCLRNEKWFKKQLRAILRAAAYGDVSIMLPMVSHPSEVKVTKKIIEDCKNELRSRGLVYKPVRVGIMLETPAAAFSVDIFLKDADFFSVGTNDLLQYTVAVDRNNPNLGDIYNNLHIAFLRILKRILDVANGFKIPIGICGEIASNSAFIPLLLGLGFREFSVSPPFLKSVRNAIRNISLEESKKIAEKVVFLSEKEQYRQINRLLTSYLSNSTFHKN from the coding sequence ATGAAGAATTCTCGTAGAGTTTATAAAGGACTTGCAGCCTCGCCCGGAAAGTCATATGGAAAAGCATTGAAAATTACTTCCGGTAATCACCTGATTCTTCATTCTCATATTACAGAAAAAGAAATTCCCATTGAGTTACAGAAATTTGATTTTGCTGTAAAGAAAGCAAAGAAGAGCCTCGACTATGCTATAAATAAATTCAGTAAATTCTTAGATAAAGATATTTTAGAAATTATTACAGCCCAGGCTATGATGCTACAGGATCCTACATTGATAAATGGTGTTAATGAAAGGATTAAGAAAAATAATGAAAACGCTCCTCTGGCTCTTTATCATGTGATTCAGTCAATCTGTGATAAAATGTCAGAAATTGAAAATCAGTATCTGCGGGATCGGGTTCAGGACATTCGAGAAATTGGAAAAATTATTGAGGATAAGTTAATCAGTAAAAAAGACGATTCTATGGCTCTGTCTTCCTTGAAAGATGAAGTGATTGTAGTTGCAACGGAATTGAGCCCTATACAACTCATCCATATTAATAAAGAAAAGGTAATCGGTCTAATAACCGAAAAAGGAGGAACTACAGGACATCTCGCTATATTGGCCAGAAGTTATCAGATTCCTGCTATTGTCGGTGTTAATCGTCTTTTAGAAGATCTTGAGGATGAAGAAGAGATTTTTCTTGATGCGGAAAAAGGGGAAGTTATACGGAAGCCCTCTAAAGAGAAAATTCAATCCCTGATTAATTATCAGACCATTAAGAAAGATAGTCTTACGGATGATAGGGAAACTCTCACTTCCTGCGGTCAGCGAATATTGTTAAAAATAAATGTTGATAATGAAGTAGAAGACTGTGCTACCGGTTTAAATCTAAATGCCGATGGGGTTGGTTTATACAGAAGTGAATCTATGCTATTTCGCTTCATAGGGCATACTCCGGGAGAAGAAGAGCAGTTTCAAATTTATAGAAAATTAGCAGAGGGAATGAAAAAGAAACCGGTAATTATTCGAACTTTTGATCCGGGGGCTGATAAATTAGGAATGGGAGAAAGGGAGGAAAATCCATTTTTAGGAAATCGCGGAATTCGTTATTGTCTGAGAAATGAAAAGTGGTTTAAGAAGCAGCTTCGAGCTATCCTCAGGGCTGCTGCTTATGGAGATGTCTCCATTATGCTTCCTATGGTTTCCCATCCATCTGAGGTCAAAGTTACAAAAAAAATAATTGAGGATTGTAAAAATGAATTAAGATCCAGGGGCCTCGTCTATAAACCTGTGAGAGTCGGTATAATGTTAGAAACTCCGGCAGCAGCTTTTTCTGTAGATATTTTTTTAAAAGATGCAGATTTTTTTTCTGTTGGAACCAATGATCTTTTACAGTATACAGTAGCTGTAGACAGGAATAATCCGAATTTAGGTGATATTTATAATAATTTACATATAGCTTTTTTGAGAATTCTGAAAAGAATCCTTGATGTTGCCAATGGATTTAAAATACCGATAGGAATTTGTGGAGAGATCGCTTCTAATTCTGCTTTCATTCCTTTGTTATTGGGCCTTGGTTTTCGGGAATTTTCGGTCTCTCCTCCTTTTTTAAAATCTGTAAGAAATGCCATTCGAAATATTAGTTTAGAGGAATCTAAAAAAATTGCGGAAAAGGTGGTATTTCTTTCAGAAAAAGAGCAGTATCGACAGATAAATCGCCTGCTTACCTCCTATCTTTCAAATTCTACCTTTCATAAAAACTAA